A single region of the Buchnera aphidicola (Microlophium carnosum) genome encodes:
- the rsxG gene encoding electron transport complex subunit RsxG produces MKIFKKIFKHAFLISFFSIISISGTVFINDITKNKIISQREKEKKKILEEVVPSNIYNTFKKISYKIKSKLLGDYKTHNLWLLFKNKKPEAAIVETIAPDGYSGSIYMLVAAYFNGKIIGVRVLSHRETPGIGDKIELSISDWISKFTGMYVSSIEDKDFSLRKYGGKIEQFTGATITPQSVTNAVKRTVIFIKNIPSMFDFLHKDIHEY; encoded by the coding sequence ATGAAAATTTTCAAAAAAATATTCAAACACGCTTTTTTAATAAGTTTTTTTTCAATTATATCCATATCTGGAACAGTATTCATAAATGACATCACAAAAAATAAAATCATTAGTCAACGAGAAAAAGAAAAAAAAAAAATATTAGAAGAGGTTGTTCCTTCGAATATATATAATACATTTAAAAAAATATCATATAAAATTAAAAGTAAATTATTAGGAGATTATAAAACGCATAATTTATGGTTATTGTTTAAAAATAAAAAACCTGAAGCAGCAATTGTTGAAACTATAGCCCCTGATGGGTATTCGGGCTCTATTTACATGTTAGTAGCAGCATATTTTAATGGAAAAATTATTGGTGTAAGAGTTTTATCTCATAGGGAAACACCTGGAATTGGAGATAAAATTGAATTGTCTATTTCTGATTGGATCAGTAAATTTACTGGTATGTACGTATCTTCTATAGAAGATAAAGATTTCTCATTGAGGAAATATGGAGGAAAAATTGAACAGTTTACAGGAGCAACAATAACACCGCAATCAGTAACAAATGCTGTTAAAAGAACAGTGATTTTTATTAAAAATATACCGTCAATGTTTGATTTTTTACATAAGGATATTCATGAATATTAA
- the priA gene encoding primosomal protein N': MIIVKVVLPLPIRQYFKYFMPDFMYPVIGGRILVPFNSKCIIGIVVAFYKKNDISKLNFKYVKALIDTKSLYTNIILDLINWINKHCHCPIGNLFFSILPKILRSSHVIKNKYICQWSITKKGQELDLNCLKRKKRQLYTLLFLKKTNILSTELKKYNLSHVILKKLENQELCTRNINYEVFFKKKTFILKNVFFNKKISIVLDNILIRKRFSSWLLTKINLYSKVKFYLGLINSVLYQEMQILILVPYIKNINIILVFLKKYFNVSIDIMHSKLTSTKHFKNWIRTKNGENSIVIGTGTSIFLPFLKLGVIIVLEEHNLQYKSTDQCRYNIRDLGILRAYKENIPIILDSETPSLKTLYNILHKKCFYIELEQYNYINQLNHRIIDLKKDKIKFGLSLTLINEIYKNFKKKQVLLIFNKFSLFFFVLKCNKCHWIFECSSCNHYLEINQYRNILFCKFCLTYIKKPIFCYNCGYVSLVAINIDIEKIQNKIRDIFPNIPLFFLLNKKHINKKIFNIKIFEFSISSPCIIIVTEEIVQHCYFPHIKLIVLTCIDNYFLSFNFRSIEYFAQFYINLTQLTRNLKESFKILIQTSFPNDLNLKEICNDGYYSFARKILLIRKQFLLPPWSFHSIVYSESVRAEYNIIFLNLIRKILQKKSNKYNCFLWFIGPHNTFVLKNKKKYFHKLLIQCSSRILLNNILNESIDLIDIFTISKRVNWFLDIDPN, from the coding sequence GTGATTATTGTAAAAGTTGTTTTACCTCTTCCTATCAGACAATATTTTAAATATTTTATGCCTGATTTTATGTATCCTGTAATTGGAGGAAGAATTTTAGTTCCCTTTAATTCTAAATGTATTATAGGTATCGTAGTCGCTTTTTATAAAAAAAATGATATAAGTAAACTAAATTTTAAATATGTTAAAGCATTGATTGATACTAAGTCACTTTATACCAATATTATATTAGATCTTATTAATTGGATCAATAAACATTGTCATTGTCCTATTGGGAATTTATTTTTTTCAATTTTACCAAAGATCTTACGTTCTAGTCATGTTATAAAAAATAAATATATTTGTCAGTGGAGTATAACAAAAAAGGGTCAAGAATTAGATTTGAATTGTTTGAAAAGAAAAAAAAGACAATTATATACTTTGCTTTTTTTAAAAAAAACAAATATTTTAAGTACTGAATTAAAAAAATATAACTTATCTCATGTGATTTTAAAGAAATTAGAAAATCAAGAGTTATGTACAAGAAATATTAATTATGAAGTATTTTTTAAAAAAAAAACATTTATACTAAAGAATGTTTTTTTCAATAAAAAAATATCAATTGTTCTTGATAATATTTTAATAAGAAAACGTTTTTCATCTTGGTTGTTAACCAAAATTAATTTATATTCTAAAGTTAAATTTTATTTGGGTTTAATTAATTCAGTATTATATCAAGAGATGCAAATTTTAATCTTAGTTCCTTACATTAAAAATATAAATATCATTTTAGTTTTTTTAAAAAAATATTTTAATGTATCTATTGATATAATGCATTCAAAATTAACTAGTACTAAACACTTTAAAAATTGGATTAGAACAAAAAATGGTGAAAATTCTATTGTTATTGGTACAGGAACAAGTATTTTTTTACCTTTTTTAAAATTAGGTGTTATTATTGTTCTTGAAGAACATAACTTGCAATACAAGAGTACGGATCAATGCAGATATAATATTAGAGATTTAGGGATATTGAGAGCATATAAAGAAAATATACCTATAATTTTAGACTCAGAAACTCCATCATTAAAAACATTGTATAATATTTTGCACAAAAAGTGTTTTTATATTGAATTAGAACAATATAATTATATAAATCAATTAAATCATCGTATTATTGATTTAAAAAAAGACAAAATAAAATTTGGTTTATCTTTAACTTTAATAAATGAAATTTATAAAAACTTTAAAAAGAAACAAGTTTTATTAATTTTTAATAAGTTTAGTTTATTTTTTTTTGTATTAAAATGCAATAAATGTCATTGGATATTTGAATGTAGTAGTTGCAATCATTATTTAGAAATTAATCAATATCGTAATATTTTGTTTTGTAAATTTTGTTTAACTTACATTAAAAAACCAATTTTTTGTTATAATTGTGGATATGTTTCTTTAGTGGCAATAAATATAGATATAGAAAAAATTCAAAATAAAATACGGGATATTTTCCCAAATATTCCATTATTTTTCTTATTAAATAAAAAACATATAAATAAAAAAATATTCAATATAAAGATTTTTGAATTTTCTATTTCTAGTCCTTGTATTATTATTGTAACAGAAGAAATTGTTCAACATTGCTATTTTCCTCATATCAAATTAATTGTCTTAACTTGTATTGATAATTATTTTTTATCTTTTAACTTCCGATCCATAGAATATTTTGCTCAATTTTACATCAATTTAACTCAATTAACTAGAAATTTAAAAGAGTCATTTAAAATATTAATACAAACATCATTTCCTAATGATCTAAATTTAAAAGAAATATGTAATGACGGATATTATTCGTTTGCAAGAAAAATATTACTAATTCGAAAACAATTTTTACTACCTCCTTGGAGTTTTCATAGTATCGTTTATTCAGAAAGTGTACGTGCTGAATATAATATAATTTTTTTAAATTTAATTCGTAAAATACTACAAAAAAAATCTAATAAATACAATTGTTTTTTATGGTTTATAGGTCCTCATAATACATTTGTATTAAAAAATAAAAAAAAGTATTTTCATAAATTATTAATTCAATGCTCTTCACGTATTTTGCTTAATAATATATTAAATGAATCCATTGATTTAATTGATATTTTTACTATTTCTAAACGAGTTAATTGGTTTTTAGATATTGATCCAAATTAA
- the nth gene encoding endonuclease III, with protein MNNKKRYNILSLFYKKYPDPNIELVYSSDFELLLSVILSAQSTDFSVNKTTKILFQRANTPESILLLGLNNLKNYIRNIGLYNTKALNIIRTSFLILNKYNGIVPNNRIELESLPGVGRKTSNIILNILFKKKTIAVDTHVFRVSNRTNFAKGKNVKEVEKKLIKVVPNIFKLNFHSWFVLHGRYICTARKIKCNICLIFKLCEFNKKIF; from the coding sequence ATGAATAACAAAAAACGTTATAATATTTTATCACTTTTTTACAAAAAATATCCTGACCCGAACATAGAATTAGTTTATTCTTCTGACTTTGAATTATTGTTATCTGTAATTCTGTCCGCTCAATCTACTGATTTTTCTGTAAATAAAACTACTAAAATATTATTTCAAAGAGCAAATACTCCTGAAAGTATTTTGTTATTAGGATTAAACAATCTGAAAAATTATATTAGAAATATTGGCTTATATAATACTAAAGCATTGAATATTATTCGTACTTCTTTTTTAATATTAAATAAATACAATGGAATAGTTCCAAACAATCGTATTGAATTAGAGTCTTTACCTGGTGTAGGAAGAAAAACATCTAATATTATTTTAAATATATTATTCAAAAAGAAAACTATTGCTGTAGATACACATGTTTTTAGGGTATCGAATCGTACTAATTTTGCTAAAGGGAAAAATGTGAAAGAAGTTGAAAAAAAATTAATTAAAGTAGTTCCTAATATTTTTAAATTAAATTTTCATTCTTGGTTTGTTTTACACGGGAGGTATATTTGCACTGCTCGGAAAATTAAATGTAATATATGTCTAATATTTAAATTATGTGAGTTTAACAAGAAAATTTTTTAA
- the rsxC gene encoding electron transport complex subunit RsxC has protein sequence MVFCFQYKKKYNFKGGLKYSFKKKQSSNLSLKSLPLPDKFSVLIKNNCCDTTLRVKLHEKVLRGQPLVFGNIVNVPVHAPTSGVIENIHFDSHPVEKYKNSIRIIISSDYLDKWIRLKKIKNYKEYTPEKLIKIIYQSGIVGLGGGQFSSAKKLMLSLNKTHTLIVNAVESEPYITADNCLIYNHIDEILIGCKIICWITKIKIVLIAIQEDSIQSILKIYNFIKNESLFKIRIIKKKYPGGSSKVLIKSLTGKEIPHKKHSIDIGYLIFNVATIFSIKKAIVNGEPLTERVITFLGDKNFLSGNFWVRIGTPIKYFLTKNTLNKHFLESVYLGGPFMGKRIDNINYSILKKTNCIFIKSTKEEYKNIPEQICIRCSYCSHVCPVNLLPQQLYWYSKTNNHEQTKKHYILDCIECKACEKVCPSHIPLVKYFKKEKTILKTIKLENDRKKISLIRFKKREKRLLDNKRISNMDHKNDILVKHSNLFLMRQKDEKSNNIKKDMRKKIIQDAIERMQSKK, from the coding sequence ATTGTTTTTTGTTTTCAATATAAAAAAAAATATAATTTTAAGGGTGGATTAAAATATTCTTTTAAAAAAAAACAATCTAGTAATTTATCATTAAAATCTTTACCTCTTCCTGATAAATTTTCTGTTCTTATAAAAAATAATTGTTGTGATACAACATTGCGTGTCAAATTACACGAAAAAGTTTTACGTGGGCAACCTTTAGTTTTTGGTAATATTGTTAATGTTCCTGTTCATGCGCCAACTTCAGGTGTGATAGAGAATATTCATTTTGATTCGCATCCTGTTGAAAAATATAAAAACAGTATAAGGATTATAATTTCTTCTGATTATTTAGATAAATGGATTAGATTAAAAAAGATCAAAAATTATAAAGAATATACTCCTGAAAAATTAATTAAAATAATTTATCAATCGGGTATTGTTGGTCTTGGAGGAGGTCAATTTTCTTCTGCAAAAAAATTAATGTTAAGTCTTAACAAAACACATACTTTAATTGTAAATGCTGTAGAAAGTGAACCTTATATAACAGCAGATAATTGTTTAATCTATAATCATATAGATGAAATTTTAATAGGATGCAAGATTATTTGTTGGATAACTAAAATTAAAATAGTTTTGATTGCTATTCAAGAAGATAGCATTCAATCAATTTTAAAAATTTATAATTTTATTAAAAATGAATCATTATTTAAAATTCGCATTATTAAAAAGAAATATCCTGGAGGTAGTAGTAAAGTACTGATTAAATCCTTAACAGGAAAAGAAATACCTCATAAAAAACATTCTATAGATATCGGATATCTTATTTTTAATGTTGCTACAATATTTTCTATAAAAAAAGCAATTGTTAATGGAGAACCATTAACAGAACGTGTTATAACTTTTTTAGGAGATAAAAATTTTTTATCTGGTAATTTCTGGGTCAGAATTGGTACTCCGATAAAGTATTTCTTAACTAAAAATACACTGAATAAACATTTTCTTGAATCTGTATATTTAGGCGGACCATTTATGGGAAAAAGAATTGATAATATCAATTATTCTATATTAAAGAAGACAAATTGTATTTTCATTAAATCGACAAAAGAAGAATATAAAAATATTCCTGAACAGATTTGTATTCGCTGTAGTTATTGTTCACATGTATGTCCTGTAAATTTACTTCCCCAACAACTTTATTGGTATAGTAAAACAAATAATCATGAACAAACAAAAAAACACTATATTTTAGATTGTATTGAATGTAAAGCGTGTGAAAAGGTATGTCCGAGTCATATTCCACTAGTAAAATATTTTAAAAAAGAGAAAACAATTTTAAAGACTATTAAATTAGAGAATGATCGTAAAAAAATATCATTAATTCGATTTAAAAAACGAGAAAAACGATTGTTAGATAATAAAAGAATAAGTAACATGGATCACAAAAATGATATTTTAGTAAAACACAGTAATTTATTTTTGATGCGACAAAAAGATGAAAAAAGTAATAATATAAAAAAAGATATGCGAAAAAAAATAATTCAAGATGCAATAGAACGTATGCAATCTAAAAAATAA
- a CDS encoding RnfABCDGE type electron transport complex subunit B, which yields MLILIIFGILSFLLGIVLSFASYKFQLQKDPAIEIVNTLLPQSQCAQCGYSGCYPYAKAIVKNSEKINKCIPGGTDLVLEIANVLNLENPQENLIVNNNQKQKYTTVQIDEKNCVGCSKCAIFCPVDAIVGAPNFMHTVLEEFCTGCNICLSHCPTNCIKIKKETYE from the coding sequence ATGTTAATACTTATTATTTTTGGTATTTTATCTTTTCTATTAGGTATTGTATTAAGCTTTGCCTCTTATAAGTTTCAATTACAAAAAGATCCTGCTATAGAAATAGTTAATACATTATTACCTCAAAGTCAATGTGCTCAATGCGGATATTCTGGATGTTATCCTTACGCAAAAGCAATCGTTAAAAATTCTGAAAAAATTAATAAATGTATTCCTGGTGGTACTGATCTTGTGTTAGAAATAGCTAATGTATTGAACCTAGAAAACCCTCAAGAGAATTTAATTGTTAATAACAATCAAAAACAAAAATATACTACTGTACAGATTGATGAAAAAAACTGTGTTGGATGTTCAAAATGCGCTATTTTTTGTCCAGTAGATGCCATAGTTGGAGCTCCTAATTTTATGCATACAGTACTGGAAGAATTTTGTACTGGTTGTAATATTTGTTTATCACATTGTCCTACTAATTGTATTAAAATAAAAAAAGAGACGTATGAATAA
- a CDS encoding electron transport complex subunit E: MNIKYFLYNRLWKRNSSLVQLLGLCPVLAMTTNSVNAIGLGITTTLVLTFTNTTISICKKIIPNDLRIPIYMMIVSSTVTAIEMLLHAYQFNLYQSLGIFIPLIVTNCIIVGRADLIAYKNSIIESFFDGVFIGLGSTFAMFIVGSMREILGNGTLFFGINKIISNIDNSMYITLLDKQYTIILAILPPGGFLILGFIIAIKNFIDLHYQKNTRKNTVTCLCTNKIKKIIQ; this comes from the coding sequence ATGAATATTAAATATTTTCTATATAATAGATTATGGAAAAGAAATTCTTCTTTAGTGCAATTATTAGGATTATGTCCTGTTTTAGCCATGACAACAAATTCTGTAAATGCTATAGGTTTAGGGATAACAACTACTTTAGTATTAACTTTTACAAATACGACAATTTCTATTTGTAAAAAAATTATACCTAATGATTTAAGAATCCCAATTTATATGATGATTGTTTCTTCTACTGTTACAGCGATAGAAATGTTGCTTCATGCTTATCAATTTAATTTATATCAATCTTTAGGTATTTTTATTCCATTAATAGTTACTAATTGTATTATTGTAGGACGAGCAGATCTTATTGCTTATAAAAATTCTATAATAGAATCTTTTTTTGACGGTGTTTTTATAGGTTTAGGTTCAACTTTTGCTATGTTTATAGTAGGTTCTATGCGTGAGATATTAGGTAATGGAACTTTATTTTTTGGGATTAATAAAATTATATCTAATATAGATAATTCTATGTATATTACATTGTTAGATAAACAATATACAATAATTTTAGCTATTCTCCCTCCTGGTGGTTTTTTAATATTAGGTTTTATAATTGCTATTAAAAATTTTATCGATTTGCACTATCAAAAAAATACAAGAAAAAATACTGTTACATGTTTGTGTACTAATAAAATAAAAAAAATAATACAATAA
- a CDS encoding methionine--tRNA ligase, producing MTSVLRKILVTCALPYANGSIHIGHMLEHIQADIWVRYHRMRGHEVWFVSADDAHGTAIMLKSKDLGISSNELIKNIRKEHQIDFLNFKISHDNYYSTHSVENLYLLRKIFTCLNKQGLIKEKQISQLYDDEKKIFLPDRFIKGTCPICRSKHQYGDNCEICSSTYEPIDLINPISVISGTKPILKNTKHLYFDLPFFSDMLKIWIHSGVLENSVIKKTEEWFKVGLKSWCISRDAPYFGFKIPKYLNKYFYVWLDAPIGYISTFKNLCFKNKKLNFHELWNEKSSYELYHFIGKDIIYFHTLFWPAILEAFSFRKPNKIFVHGYLTINGLKLSKSRGALIKARDWIKCFDSDSLRYYYASKSSNKIHDIEINLEDFVCKINSDIVNKLVNLASRNASFINKYFNGYLSSTLSDMKLYQYFVNASSNIESFLENREFNFVVRESMRLLDVANQYINKKKPWKIERTEKNIIELQKICTMGINLFRIVMIFLKPIIPDLAMKTESFLLSKLTWNDIKNPLLSHQINEFIPLYKRISIKKILELIKLSQE from the coding sequence ATGACAAGTGTACTTAGAAAAATTTTAGTTACCTGTGCTTTACCTTATGCAAATGGTTCGATTCATATTGGACATATGTTGGAACATATTCAAGCAGATATTTGGGTGCGTTATCATAGAATGCGTGGTCATGAAGTATGGTTTGTTTCCGCTGATGATGCACACGGTACTGCGATAATGTTAAAATCTAAAGATTTGGGAATATCTTCTAATGAACTGATTAAAAATATTAGAAAAGAACATCAAATAGATTTTTTAAATTTTAAAATTTCACATGATAATTATTATTCAACTCATAGTGTAGAAAATTTATATTTATTAAGAAAAATTTTTACATGTTTGAATAAACAAGGTTTAATTAAAGAAAAACAAATCTCTCAATTGTATGATGATGAAAAGAAAATTTTTCTTCCAGATCGATTTATCAAAGGTACATGTCCGATTTGTAGATCCAAACATCAATATGGTGATAATTGTGAAATATGTAGTTCAACTTATGAACCTATAGATTTAATTAATCCAATATCTGTGATTTCAGGAACAAAACCTATTTTAAAAAATACAAAACATTTATATTTTGATTTGCCTTTCTTTAGTGATATGCTGAAAATATGGATACATTCTGGTGTTTTAGAAAATTCAGTAATTAAAAAGACAGAAGAATGGTTTAAAGTAGGTTTAAAATCATGGTGTATTTCTCGAGATGCACCTTATTTTGGATTTAAAATTCCTAAATATCTTAATAAATATTTTTATGTTTGGCTTGATGCTCCTATTGGTTATATTAGTACATTCAAAAATCTTTGTTTTAAAAATAAAAAATTAAATTTTCATGAATTGTGGAATGAAAAATCTAGTTATGAACTATACCATTTCATTGGAAAAGATATTATTTATTTTCATACTTTATTTTGGCCTGCAATATTAGAAGCTTTTTCTTTTAGAAAACCTAATAAAATTTTTGTTCATGGTTATCTTACGATAAACGGATTGAAATTATCAAAATCACGAGGTGCTTTAATTAAAGCTAGAGATTGGATTAAATGTTTTGATTCAGATAGTTTACGTTATTATTATGCAAGCAAGTCATCTAATAAAATTCACGATATTGAAATTAATTTAGAAGATTTTGTTTGTAAAATAAATAGTGATATTGTAAATAAATTAGTTAATTTAGCCTCAAGAAATGCTAGTTTTATTAATAAATATTTTAATGGATATTTATCCAGTACATTAAGTGACATGAAACTATATCAATATTTTGTTAATGCAAGCAGTAATATTGAAAGTTTCTTAGAAAATCGTGAATTTAATTTTGTTGTAAGAGAATCGATGAGATTATTAGATGTAGCTAATCAATATATTAATAAAAAAAAACCATGGAAAATTGAACGAACAGAAAAAAATATTATTGAATTACAAAAAATTTGTACAATGGGTATCAATTTATTTAGAATTGTTATGATTTTTTTAAAACCAATTATACCTGATTTAGCAATGAAAACAGAATCTTTTTTACTATCAAAATTAACTTGGAACGATATTAAAAATCCACTATTATCTCACCAAATTAATGAATTTATACCTTTATATAAAAGAATTAGTATTAAAAAAATTTTGGAATTAATTAAATTAAGTCAAGAGTAA
- the rsxA gene encoding electron transport complex subunit RsxA translates to MKHYILFFISNILIENFILVKFLGLCPFLGASSKINTAFGMSFATTFVVLISSILLWCVNFFILLPLDLVYLRIIAYMLIISVSVQFLEIVLRNTSPILYRLLGIFLPLITTNCAVLAIPLFSLYLHHTFLECIFYGISASLGFTLVMIIFACIRERIILSDIPLPFQGAPIILITVSLISITFMGFKGLIKF, encoded by the coding sequence ATGAAACATTATATTTTATTTTTTATTTCTAACATATTAATTGAAAATTTTATTTTAGTGAAATTTCTTGGTTTATGTCCTTTTTTAGGAGCTTCAAGTAAAATTAACACTGCATTTGGAATGAGTTTTGCAACGACTTTTGTTGTACTTATATCTTCAATATTATTATGGTGTGTTAATTTTTTTATTTTATTACCTCTTGATTTAGTTTATTTAAGAATTATAGCGTATATGTTGATTATTTCAGTTAGCGTTCAATTCTTAGAAATAGTATTGCGTAATACTAGTCCTATTTTGTATCGTTTACTTGGAATTTTCCTTCCATTAATTACGACTAATTGTGCAGTTTTAGCTATTCCATTATTTAGTTTATATTTACATCATACATTTTTAGAATGTATATTTTATGGAATAAGTGCATCATTAGGATTTACTTTAGTTATGATTATTTTTGCTTGCATTCGTGAACGTATAATATTATCTGATATTCCCTTACCATTTCAAGGTGCTCCTATTATTTTAATCACTGTAAGTTTAATATCTATTACATTTATGGGTTTCAAAGGTTTAATAAAATTTTAA
- a CDS encoding RnfABCDGE type electron transport complex subunit D, which translates to MNFTYIYHIYSVRKIMFLVIMACIPGIFVKYYFFGSGTLIQILFSILTALLLETIILKMRFKKLKTNLQDNSTILTSVLFGVSVPSLLPWWIVIIGLFFSIVVTKHLYGGLGQNIFNPAMVGYAVLLISFPIYMNNWHERDFSISFFDDFKKSTYTIFLKHDAYMIDGTSSVDNTNFKIIPDAFTEATPLDNFKIKSHLKDNFLSKEYILKNKKNTIQNSWKYINISFFLGGVFLLFIRIICWRIPISFLTTLGVLSMITYFFSQELFMSPLVHFFSGGTMICAFFIATDPVTTSCTNIGKIIFGIIIGVLVWIIRNYSDYPDAIAFSVLFANMTVPFIDHYTKTSGYGHYNI; encoded by the coding sequence ATGAACTTTACTTATATATACCATATTTACAGCGTTAGAAAAATAATGTTTTTGGTTATTATGGCTTGTATTCCAGGAATATTTGTTAAATATTATTTTTTTGGTAGCGGTACTTTGATACAAATTTTATTTTCTATATTAACTGCTTTGTTATTAGAGACTATTATTTTAAAAATGCGTTTTAAAAAACTTAAAACTAATTTACAAGACAATTCTACGATTTTAACGTCAGTTTTATTTGGAGTTAGTGTTCCTTCTTTACTTCCTTGGTGGATAGTCATTATCGGGTTATTTTTTTCTATCGTTGTTACTAAACATTTATATGGTGGTCTTGGTCAAAATATATTCAATCCAGCTATGGTTGGATATGCAGTATTATTAATATCTTTTCCAATTTACATGAATAATTGGCACGAAAGAGATTTTTCTATATCTTTTTTTGATGATTTTAAAAAATCTACATACACTATTTTTTTAAAACATGATGCATATATGATTGATGGAACTAGTAGTGTGGATAATACTAATTTTAAAATTATTCCAGATGCTTTTACAGAAGCTACTCCTTTAGATAATTTTAAGATTAAATCTCATTTGAAAGATAATTTTTTATCAAAAGAATATATATTAAAAAACAAAAAAAATACTATTCAAAATAGTTGGAAATATATAAATATCAGCTTTTTCTTAGGTGGTGTTTTTTTATTGTTTATACGAATAATTTGTTGGCGTATTCCGATAAGTTTTTTAACTACTTTAGGAGTTTTGTCAATGATAACTTATTTTTTTTCGCAAGAGTTATTTATGTCTCCATTAGTTCATTTTTTTTCTGGAGGAACTATGATATGTGCATTCTTTATTGCTACTGATCCAGTAACAACTTCTTGTACTAATATAGGGAAAATAATTTTTGGCATTATTATTGGCGTTTTAGTTTGGATTATTCGAAATTATAGTGATTATCCTGATGCAATTGCTTTTTCTGTTTTATTCGCAAATATGACAGTGCCATTTATAGATCATTACACAAAAACTTCTGGATATGGTCATTATAATATATGA
- a CDS encoding riboflavin synthase subunit alpha, producing the protein MFTGIINGIASIVSIDKKKNYSYTVKMPSILSKNLKLGESISHNGCCLTVRLINNSYITCDVVEETLKITNLGILEIGDDINIERSAKYGDEIGGHIISGHIMNTAEISKIVKSHDTCIIWLKMKNKLLMKYIFCKGFICVDGISLTVSDIINNEFCVNIIPHTFSSTTIKNKSHGSIVNIEIDFYTQTIVDTTERLINKRI; encoded by the coding sequence ATGTTTACAGGTATCATAAATGGAATTGCGAGTATTGTTTCTATAGATAAAAAAAAAAATTATAGCTATACAGTTAAGATGCCATCTATTTTATCTAAAAATTTAAAGTTAGGTGAGTCAATATCACATAATGGATGTTGTTTAACTGTAAGATTAATTAATAATTCTTATATAACATGTGATGTTGTAGAAGAAACATTAAAAATTACTAATTTAGGAATATTAGAAATTGGAGATGATATTAATATTGAGAGATCAGCAAAATATGGTGATGAAATTGGTGGTCATATTATTTCTGGTCATATTATGAATACTGCTGAGATTTCTAAAATAGTAAAGTCACATGATACTTGTATTATATGGTTAAAAATGAAAAATAAATTATTAATGAAGTATATTTTTTGCAAAGGATTTATTTGTGTTGATGGGATTAGTCTTACTGTTAGTGATATTATTAATAATGAATTTTGTGTAAATATTATACCTCATACTTTTTCATCTACTACTATAAAAAATAAAAGTCATGGTAGTATTGTGAATATTGAAATTGATTTTTATACTCAAACAATCGTAGATACTACTGAACGATTAATAAATAAACGTATTTAA